The bacterium region GCCTCCGCTTCGAGGTCGCCTTGGGCCGAGGCCCCCACTCCGGCCTCTTTCTCGATCAACGCGAAAATCGCCGAGAGGCTCGTCGCCTGAGCGAGGGCCGACGCTGCCTCAACCTCTTCTGCTACACCGGCAGCTTCAGCATTGCGGCGCTGGCCGGCGGCGCTGAGGAGGTGGTCTCGGTCGATCTCTCGAAAAAGGCCCTGGCCTGGCTCGACCGCAATCGTGAGCTCAACGGTTTCGCCGACCGACGCTGCCGCAACCGAGCCGAGGACGCCTGGGATTTTTTGGCCAAGGCCACCAAGCGCGGCGAGCGCTTCGACCTGATCCTGGTCGATCCACCCAGCTTCGGCCGGGGGCCCAAGCGGGCCTTCAACCTTGGACGGGATTTGGAGGCCTTGGTCGGCGGCGCCGCCGCCCTGCTTAGTCGCCAGGGTTGGCTTTTCCTCTCGATCAACTTGGAAGCGCTGAAGGCCGGCGAGTTTCGACGCCGGCTTAAATCCGCCCTCCAGGCTTCGGGCCTTGGAATCGCCAAGGAAATCCCCCTGCCCTTCGACTTTCCGACCGCGGGCGGAGCCGAGCCCCATTTAAAATCGGCTTGGTGCCGGGGATTCCCCCACTCTTAAATGCGAATCGCCCCGATGGCGCCCTTCGGGACAAAAAGTTTAGTTTGAGAGATGGGCACCCTTTCGCTGTGGCGAGCGATTCAAAAGGAGCGGAACGCCTATCCCCGGCTGGACCGAGATATCGACGTGGACGTCGCCATCGTCGGCGCCGGCATCACCGGCATCACCGCGGCTCTCCAGCTGATCAAGGCCGGGAAGAAAGTCGCGATTCTCGAGGCCCTCCAAGTTGGAGGCGGCACCACCGGCGATTCGACCGGCAACCTCTACGTCGCGATTCAGCCCTACTACCATAAAATCCAATCGAAGCTCGGCGACCGAATCGCGCGGGCCGTGGCTTCCTCGCGGCGTTTCTCGATCGACTACATCGAATCGCTGGCCCGGGAGAAAGGGATCGACTGCTCCTTCCACCGCCGACCCTGGTACCTTTATTCGACGGATGAAAAAAACGACTCGATCGTCGAAAACGAAGTGAAGACGCTCCGGGAAATCGGTGAGTCGATCGATTGGGTCGATGCCTTTCCACTCCCCTTCAAGGTCAGCAAGGCCGCGAAGATGGAAAACCAGGCGCGTTTCAACCC contains the following coding sequences:
- a CDS encoding class I SAM-dependent methyltransferase; this encodes MASFQEGLSEALALAWRRREAAVRDQGLEAFRLIHGQADGLAGLEIEAYGGSWLATLESEKWLGAMPALERALSELQDRIFPRRSGRVHFVANLPGRREPLGSAEPEILEVAEDGLRFEVALGRGPHSGLFLDQRENRREARRLSEGRRCLNLFCYTGSFSIAALAGGAEEVVSVDLSKKALAWLDRNRELNGFADRRCRNRAEDAWDFLAKATKRGERFDLILVDPPSFGRGPKRAFNLGRDLEALVGGAAALLSRQGWLFLSINLEALKAGEFRRRLKSALQASGLGIAKEIPLPFDFPTAGGAEPHLKSAWCRGFPHS